CTCTATGAACCTAGGAATGTGATATTGATAGTTTGATCAATCAATTATCGTGTGTATATGTGCTAGCTGTAAAGGCCAGTTTATTAGTACTATTTTTGACTCGAATCATCTATTGGTTTTTTAGCTTTCTGGTGCATCATCCCCTTGGTCTGCGTGAACTTGTCTATTTCTTATTCTAAACCATACTTTTATACTTTTTTAGGTTAAACAATGTGATGCTTAGATCTTCTCTTTCCCGTTTTGTATAATTTGCATTATTGCCGTATCTTGGTGTTGAGTTTTgttattattaaaatgataaaaccCTATCCGAATTCCATTATTTTTGTAGGGcttggaatattttttttgaggggttgTAGGGCTTAGAATTAAAAATGTTTATTGCTATTGGTATAGTATATTTATACACGGAGACAACTTCGTCAAAAAATAATGTATACACGCAAACAACAcaactaaaaaattgttagaataTCGTAAGATTAGTTTTGATTAATCGCAGAATACATCctaaacttttttaattaaagtaattttttttaaggaattattaAAGTAATGTTATTGGTCCctttaaaataacttttcttcttcaatcttcTTTTGGATAAAAACGgtagaaagagaagaaagataGAGAGTAAAAACACAATGGTATTATAAGGATGTCTTAAAAGTTGTTCAAGATGAATATATAACTACTCCCTCGATCTCGGATCAATTGAGCCAAAATCTCATTTCACACGTactaagaaaaatgtataaatgaaggagagagaaaaataattttaaatgtacttgttaagtattgatgcattttctttaaaaaaaaatatattgatacaTTTTTCActatcataaataaaaagtggaatatacctcacatttagttttataacttttttcctctcttttttccATGTTAAATTCTAGCCGTTACCACTTTTCTTCTTTTAGATATATAGAAGACAAGTGATTTATTGTCCACTTTAGTCCAAAATTCCCCCTCCAAATTGTTCATATCTTttcttttagttaaataaatgattttcacgAATTTTTAGTcttcttttatatgtttttatgattttgtcgTCTTACCACAAtgttttttgtattaatttttttgtttttgtgcgatgtttctttttatttctaatattaATGCGATATTTACTTGATTTATGTTGAAATATCATAATTGATTTAGTTGCAaatcaatatctttaacatCATAACCTTATAGATTTAGGGACATGATATCACATGCTTATATACGTTATTGTTTTACTGTTTCAGCAacttcaaatttcaattatattgatgcatcctttttttttttttttttttttttaagatattgaaGTTTTTTAAAAGGTTTTGAAGATATTGATATATCCTAttcatttaaataaatgaagataagttatttttgtttaaaaaaaaaaagtttaaacgtAATGCATACTCAACATATTCTAAAttataatgataaaataaaatacacaagaGAGAGATGTGTGTTTGAGTGGAATCATGCCACTAATATTCTATAAATGTCCtccttattaaattaaaaaacaaaaatctacgTATGTCTTCtctcaacataaaatattataaccATTACTATCAAACACACACCACTCATCATTTTCCCTTGAAACAGAAAATACCACTTTTTTTAAGGAGGAAACCACTTATCATTCTTTTAAGGAGAAAAACACCACTtatcataaaatcaatcaatatatCCGTCCTTACTTATAAgacaattcaaaaaaaaaaaaaaacctcaaatataagattatatacaaattttagatttattactttttattttgcaCCATCAATTTGTCTTAGTATATAGaaagttaaaattaaatgtACTTTTAATAAAGAAGagttattttccttaaaaaaaaataaaaataaagaagagtTATTTAATAATAGTCACACACATGATTCAATCtttcgaagaaaaaaatagtcacACACATTCGAGTTTATTACTTCCACAACTTTTTCTAATACATATGATTTTTGTAAAGTACTGTACACTCCTTTCATAAGGGATGGAGAGTACCAATCAATGCTTAACAGCTTAATAATTCAATttccttcaaagaaaaaaaatcaattaattaattgatcGCCAAGCTTGATTCGTCAACAATCTATTTCATATGCAGCGATTACTTTATTGGCAACGGGACGTACTACAATTCTAGCATGTTCTTACTTCCAACcaatattattatttctcaaaagaaaattaaactcCCAACTAACCATTATATGTATTCTAAACTGACCACTGTGGTGAGTTTCTAagtttattatataaatataaatcccATGCTATCACGTGACGGGCGGCACTCATAGTTTAGTGGTCCAcagataaataaattagtaaaaactaatctattattatttgtgttttgGTGCAAAGTAAAAACTATACtatatatgaataatattttaagcaatgattatatatgatgatgttctctcaaaaaaaagattatatatgatgaataaccTACTAGTATATTCaataagttaaaaataaaattataatatttttgtattaaaaaaagaagttaaaattatatgtatcaTACTCGACCAACGTAGATTAGTCTAGTCTATAAGAATTCAATTCATTCTAAAAGGATTTAGTTCGAATTTCATCATTGATATAAACTTTTTGTGGGATAATATGCAAACAAGACTTAAGTTTGAGCTTGTGGTCATGGTGTTAGAGTCCccactgtttttcttttttattcgaTACAATGTATACGATGAAAGTTTTATATACACACAATCTCTTTTGTAAATGATATCAATTAGGTTTGGGTAAAAAATCACATGAGAGATTATTAGTTAAATAATTGCATAGCTAATTATATAGAGAAGCATTTTACAAAGTGATTTTTTCAAAAGCTAATAGCCCTGGCAAACATAAGTTTATGGGGGTTAAACGAGGGGTAGGAACCCTCACAAAAATGTTTGTCGCAAATGTTTTGCGAGGGGTTTAGCCCCTGTCAAATCTACGAGGAGGGCCTTGCCCTTGACAAAGTCACTGTCAAAAAGCGTGGAGTGATCCTAATATAATTTCTGACAAAATATTTCATTCAACGGTCAACCTTTTCACTGATTTGACAATATGTCATTGTCTTGTGCTAGTTCTCATTGTCATGATCATATGCCAACTTGTATTGAGTACAATATTATGGATGAAATGAGttaatttgattcatgtagaaaacaaacaaatgtcCAAAAAATGAACCCAACTTCTTGCCTTATAGTATCCCTTAAGCATGTTTGCGGATGAAAATAAAACTTGTCCATCACATGAAGGATGCAAAAAAAGAAGCTATAAAACCAATACTCATGGCAAGAACCACAATAGGGGAGATTTTGAATCCAAGGGCACCATCGACGTAAAAGTGAAGCATAGTTCCAACAACTCCTTCAAAAGCTCCAACATTCATTCTCCTAATGCTTGCAGTAGCCGTTGCACTTCCTCTTTGGAAAAGCTCCTCCACCTAAAAAATAGGaatgatatataaaatatatgaatttggGGTAGCAGAAAGTATACGAACGAGGAaagaaaatagtaaaataatttcTAAGTGGATGATGAATGATATAAAGAAGGGATCTAGTGGTATTTGTGCTAGAATGACAATAGGGTTTTTCAAGGGGATACCCCTCATAAACACCAAGTTAGAATGGTCGATTTTGCGAGGGGTTATGACCTTGAGAAAAcaccttttcaaaaaaagtttataaaatgGTCATTTTCGAGGGATTGTATTTGGAAGCTTTCAcatatttattcaaatttaaatatgtgTGTGTACTGTGTTTTCCGTCTGAACATTtgtgaggtttttttttttagcgagGAGTAAACCCCTATCAAAAATCAGATTCTCAAAAACGAACTTTTTCAAGGGTATTCGAGGACTTTGCCCTCGCAAATGCATTGTATTTTCCAAGGGTTCATGCCTATGAcaaataacaatttttcttatagTATAACCGCTTTTCATTTGAAGTTGttctatgatttttttattttaatttaaaaaaaaaaattataacaaacagaTATAACACtcttaaatgtgattttttttataagaaaagtctttttttttctttaaaaagcTATTTTGAAAGTATTCCACAAttctaaaatatgaaaaaccTTAAGATATTATCgtgatatatattatatgtcttaattaataaaatgttttatatatatatatatatatatatatatatatatatatatatatatattaaaaaagccATGATTTCTACTcgtaaaatttgttttttagtgttcgtaaaaaataacattgttGTTGTATTAAACTATGTTCTATTTTCTGATCTAATCTATATGATGTGGCATACTGGCATgacatatcatatcatatcttatcttattttgcTATTTTGTACGTGCTTAATTTTCATGTACACTTAGTTCTAAGGTTATTAACCAATGGGTGTATGCCTTGTGGCAGggttgaaaaaacaaaacaaaacataattacataaattaaaagaaaaactataaattaCAGGGACCCAAAAGATGAATTATGCAAAATTatgtcaaataaattatttctggTCTATATTATCTATACTTTATcttctcttttatatatatataaaggttaTGTTGaagttcttttctttattttaatatcaATACTCCTCACAAAAGTAGAGTATTATATGCAAGCTTTTTTATGTACCAATTTTTAAAGAGACAAATTAGtatgtatttttaataataaattaaaattcaagGAGTAATGAAATGCACAAATGATGCAAGAGAgaacttgtaaaaaaagaaaaagaaaaaaagtattgtTCAACTTCACTAAAAAAACACGAAAAATTCATCATACCGACACACAACATACACATAAGCAAATCACACGTCAAAGACTAGAATTAGGCCTAGATTACATGTCACACATATCACTTTTTGTTATAACTTTTGTCTTTAAATAACGTTGATGACATTGTATTAAAGTTTGCTCAGTACATGTCAGAAATCACATCTAATGTCTTTAAGAACACATGGAGTAGAAATTTTGGTTAATCAAGGAAACTACTCTTTAAGCTAATGAAATCGCTAAATTGCGCCCAAAATTACCTTCAATATCCCAATGATAGTTAACTATTCACTCTTTAACATTTAGCTTAGAAGCAAACATAAAAGACATTAAAGTAATTTTCAGATGCGTGAGAGTAATTTTAAAAGCTCAAATAGCAATTTTCATAATCTAATTGCTCGACAAATGACAACAAGCCATATTCCATAGGCTCATTGGGCTTTTAAATTGCCAAACCTTGTAAATATCACGATCACTAGGgtcaatttagtcattttaatttttaattatgatttatgaCCTTGTTCGTTGTATTGTCTTTCTCTTGAACTTGCCTTCACCTTCTACACTCTCTTCCCCCTCACACTCACGAACACAAAAATCCCAATCCCAATTAAACGCAAAACCTCTGCAACAAATCAGGGTTTCAATCTCTTCCCAAATTCTCTCTTTGCTGCAATGGAACCACCAATGTACGATCACTCTCAACCCTTGAACACCACCGTACCAATCACCGCTGGCGAAAGCGACGACGGTTCCGGCCCCGACGCCGGCGTCGACGCTCAACATCAAATTCAATACGAAACTCACGGTATGGATGATTCCAACTCCGATGCTGTTTACGGCAACGGCAGTGAAAATCCTGAATTCGCACTTCAAAGTTTTGATGAATCTGATCAGCTGACGCTGTCGTTTCGTGGTCAAGTTTATGTCTTTGATTCTGTTACGCCCGCTAAGGTTTGATTCTCAGTTGTTGGAATTCTTTTtctgtgattttattttgtttattattgatttttcttggtgaTTTTGTGACACTTTCGTTACTGAAATTGATTTAAGCTGAATAATGAAcgaaataaatttgattttttttttttttttttgttaaaagttgaaatttttaattatttgggATTGAAAATTCGTATTTGGTTTCATTTTACAGGTTCAATCGGTGTTGTTACTGTTGGGTGGATGTGAACAACCTAATGTTGGTGTGAATGCGGTGCCTCAACAAAGTTTGAGGGTGGTATGTTTTCTAATTGTTGAATAATAATCTATTCACACAAACTTGCACTCAAATCATTTCACCAGCTTGTAACGTGCTGAAAATTTGTAATTTGAATATGCTTTAGATTTGGGAAGTAAATACTAGTGAGTGGAAGAAGATAATGATTAATTTGCCAATTAATGGCTTGCTAAATGCTAGCTTAGGTCAACAATACCTGTAGGTTAGGGGATATAAAGATGGCTTGGTTTGGGAGAGTTCAGGAGTGGATATATTGATAATGGTCCTCAACATAGGAATTGGTAAATTGACTCAATGACACTCTGTGTGAATGACAttattcataaatcataataggctttgaagccccgatactaaaaaaaatgccTAAGTATCGGTGTCCGACAGGCATCTGACACGGATACATTTTGATACGGACCGGGAAAGTATCCAGcaattaatcttatttttttacaaaataaataggCCGATACGTATCGGATATAATTTTATTGTGGTCCGGATACGGTTTGCCCATGATAGTAGTAGAACTTATGATTTCCTTTTTGACTTAAGATATTTAATTGTTACTTGTTTTAATGCGAATGTTTctttattatcattatcatttttagttatgtttatatattgtgCATTTATAtacttaatttaaatttaatttttttattaaagtattTTGGCTGTATCGTGtctatttaaaattttccaTATCGCCGTATCCGTGTCGTATCCTTATCATGTCAAGTATACGTGCTTCATAGATAATAGGATTTGATTAATGTTCAAGTGCAAATGGAAATTTATAATTCTTTGGGTTTTGGTGCAGGAATCAATGGATTTTCCTACAAAATATAGTCAACTGCATCGAGAAGCCTCATTACTTAGGTTCCGGCagaagaggaaagaaagatGCTTTGATAAGAAAGTTAGATATGAAGTACGTCAAGAAGTTGCACTCAGGTCCGATAACTATCCTACTGGGGCTTGCATTTTAAGCTTAacatttttgttgcattatATGTCAGATTCATCATGCGAATGATGATTGGGAATAAGTTTTCGATCTGCTTCTATAAAGCAATTTGTTGATAAGTTGTAGAGTATTATATAACAAGAGAATAATATAACTGAACGGTTTGCTATTAGATCTGTTAGCAAGCTGGTCTACGGGCTTAGTTATCCCAGTATGATCGTGTTTTCTTTGCATCCTTCCTCTTACATacaattattttcagatttaaaatgtatattacatAGAATCAAGTTGGCATTTAGGCTTGACTTGGTAAAGTCAAGCCCAAGACAGACCATATGTGCTGGTCTATCACAGAAATTTGTGCTTTAAATTTCCTTCTCATTTTGAAGTGGCATAGGATGGTAGATTTTACGGTGGGCGGGTCTGACACTTTAATTTTGGCCCTGTTACCAAATTTACTATACAACAACAGATATTTATGGGCAATTTCAACTTCGTTGATTTGGAGCATTCTCAAACCTATACTATTGAGAACCTGGTCTTTTTAATTGTGGAGGAATTGGAACTGACAAACTTTTAATCTCAAAAAATGTCAAACTGCCTTTGTTAAATTTGTTGATAAAGATTCATTTATGCCCTTTTGATTGGTGTCCTTGGTTGTGTGTTATTTTCAGTGTGATTGGTATTTTTTGCAATTCTCTTCATTTAATTTCCTTCAAATGATTTTGATTCTCAAATTTTAGAAATATCACTAGTTGACCGAGAATTTGAGGATAACTTAGGTTCATGTTGCCTGTCAAAAGAGTTCTGGTATGAGTCCTGCTGACAAGTCCTCTTAGGGAACGGACTAAgaaatcaagaaatataaagTATTTGTTTCAATATGCTCCTATTGTTTAGTTTAGAAACAAATATTGATCTCTGACCATAGTAGACAAGAAACTAACTGTAGTGCTGTCATTTTGTTCCTTCTTCCTCTAGTCAAAGAACAACATTCCCCATCAGTATCTTGGATGCATGATACCTCAATAATTTATATCTCATAGAGTGAAAGGTGGAAAGAATGATAATGTCTTATGACATGCTTGGTGTATGCTATATTGCTATGTGTAATTGGTATGCATAGTTGTACTTGTATGTATTGTATTAATAATGACTTGAAGTCAACAGATGTTAGTTATGCCTCTCATCAATACATTTTTATAGGACTTAatcttgtattttttaatggaCTAAAAGCTGACGGTTTGTCATGTCATTAACTATTTCATGTTATCTATGTTCCACTTTCTCTTATTTGGCTCTTAAATTCTCTTTGTTGTTGCCAATTTCACTCTTCATCTTATGTTTAAATGTAGGATGCAGCGAAAGAAGGGTCAATTTACTACATCTAAGAAACAAGATGGGTCCAATAGTTGTGGTACAGACCAGGATTCTAGCCAGGATGCCAGTCCATCAGAAATCTCGTGAGCTTGTTTTTACTGTTGTTATggccaaaatatattttttgttctgAGACTTGTAGTTGTAG
Above is a genomic segment from Medicago truncatula cultivar Jemalong A17 chromosome 5, MtrunA17r5.0-ANR, whole genome shotgun sequence containing:
- the LOC11442324 gene encoding GATA transcription factor 25 — protein: MEPPMYDHSQPLNTTVPITAGESDDGSGPDAGVDAQHQIQYETHGMDDSNSDAVYGNGSENPEFALQSFDESDQLTLSFRGQVYVFDSVTPAKVQSVLLLLGGCEQPNVGVNAVPQQSLRVESMDFPTKYSQLHREASLLRFRQKRKERCFDKKVRYEVRQEVALRMQRKKGQFTTSKKQDGSNSCGTDQDSSQDASPSEISCTHCGTSSKSTPMMRRGPSGPRSLCNACGLFWANRGVLRDLSKRHQELSTVPVEQVDQGNSSDCGTATIPAHNITPIEQPSTIC